The Rickettsia helvetica genome has a segment encoding these proteins:
- the rpsU gene encoding 30S ribosomal protein S21, which yields MILVNVHAGNCDNMLKNFKKKLQRELYFRKMKEQRYYETPSAKRVRKAQEAARRQRKFARKKMFDE from the coding sequence GTGATACTAGTAAATGTTCACGCCGGTAATTGTGACAATATGCTTAAGAATTTTAAGAAAAAGCTACAAAGAGAGCTTTATTTTCGTAAGATGAAAGAACAGCGTTATTATGAAACACCTTCAGCGAAGCGTGTTCGTAAAGCACAAGAAGCAGCGAGAAGACAGAGAAAATTTGCTCGTAAAAAAATGTTTGATGAATAA
- a CDS encoding sensor histidine kinase NtrY-like yields the protein MLSYLKQNLHSYFSSRMLIFTLIAAAVIFACATSYVISLESKNFSTIIGFLLVDLAIFLILGVLLTQKFFTKNNNNDSSKLQNRIVIAFSLVAAIPTIIVSVFSVYFFNLSVQAWFDKKISTVLDQSVIVAESYIAEHKLQLKETALAVAEDLSDMYYDLIHNPVLFTKTLNTEAEMRSLDEAIVLNKSTNTIVANSYLSFSLSFATIPAHLIKKADLGEPVEVKSDPTKIRMLIKLKEYNDVYLLVGRLVDNKIIDHIDATNGAAAEYNSLKNEIDNIQIKFSIMFIFIALLLLFVAISFGVIFTAKIVNPIKKLVTATDKVKDGDLTVQVPENEVDKDEIGTLYAAFNRMIKQLSRQQRDLVIAQRAMAWSDVAKKVAHEIKNPLTPILLASERLLKKFSPEIKERAEFESYLKMIIRHTNDIKNIVSEFVLFARLPAPKFTKSELVYLVKHIVEARKLLNDNILYKFESNVDQFDFMCDATQINQVMINLLKNAEESIEGRESGKIEVTIDVKDDFTSVIVTDNGKGFPPELIGKATESYVTTSSKGMGVGLAIVKRIVEEHCGILDIANREEEGAIIDIKFDLKELDLKAQR from the coding sequence ATGCTTAGTTATCTTAAACAAAATTTACATTCTTATTTTTCTAGTAGAATGCTGATTTTTACTTTAATAGCGGCTGCCGTTATTTTTGCCTGTGCCACTTCTTATGTGATATCTTTAGAATCGAAGAATTTTAGTACGATTATTGGATTTTTATTAGTTGATTTAGCAATTTTTTTAATTTTAGGTGTTTTACTAACTCAAAAATTTTTTACTAAAAATAATAATAATGATAGCTCTAAATTACAAAATCGTATTGTAATTGCCTTTAGTTTAGTTGCAGCTATTCCAACTATAATTGTTTCGGTATTTTCTGTTTATTTTTTTAATCTTAGTGTTCAAGCTTGGTTTGATAAGAAGATTTCTACGGTTCTTGATCAATCCGTAATAGTTGCCGAATCTTATATTGCTGAGCATAAATTGCAGCTAAAAGAAACAGCTCTAGCCGTTGCTGAAGATTTAAGCGATATGTATTACGATTTAATTCACAATCCCGTTTTATTTACTAAAACACTTAATACTGAAGCAGAGATGCGTTCGCTTGATGAAGCTATAGTTTTAAACAAATCTACTAATACTATAGTAGCTAATAGTTATTTAAGTTTTTCATTATCATTTGCAACTATTCCCGCACATTTAATTAAAAAAGCGGATTTAGGTGAACCGGTGGAAGTAAAATCCGATCCAACCAAAATAAGGATGCTGATTAAATTAAAAGAATATAATGATGTGTATTTATTAGTCGGTAGATTAGTAGATAATAAAATTATCGACCATATAGATGCAACTAATGGAGCAGCTGCCGAGTATAATAGCCTTAAAAATGAAATAGATAATATACAGATCAAGTTCTCTATAATGTTTATCTTTATTGCCTTATTACTTCTTTTTGTAGCTATAAGTTTCGGGGTTATATTTACTGCTAAAATAGTAAACCCTATTAAAAAATTAGTTACTGCAACCGACAAAGTTAAAGACGGTGATTTAACGGTACAAGTGCCTGAAAATGAAGTAGATAAAGACGAAATAGGAACGCTTTATGCGGCATTTAATAGAATGATTAAGCAGCTTTCCCGCCAGCAGCGTGATTTAGTTATAGCACAGAGGGCTATGGCTTGGTCTGATGTTGCTAAGAAAGTAGCACATGAGATTAAAAACCCTCTAACTCCTATTTTACTTGCTTCTGAAAGATTGCTTAAGAAATTTAGCCCTGAAATTAAGGAAAGGGCAGAATTCGAAAGTTATTTAAAAATGATTATTCGCCATACTAACGATATTAAAAATATAGTATCCGAATTTGTTCTTTTTGCACGTCTTCCTGCTCCTAAATTTACGAAGAGTGAATTAGTTTATTTAGTTAAACATATTGTTGAAGCACGTAAATTACTTAATGATAATATTTTGTATAAATTTGAGTCTAACGTAGATCAATTTGATTTTATGTGTGATGCTACCCAAATAAATCAAGTTATGATCAATTTGTTGAAAAATGCAGAAGAGTCAATAGAAGGGCGAGAATCCGGCAAAATAGAAGTTACTATAGATGTTAAAGACGATTTTACTAGTGTTATTGTAACGGATAACGGTAAAGGATTCCCGCCTGAGCTAATAGGCAAAGCTACCGAAAGCTATGTTACGACCAGCAGTAAAGGTATGGGAGTAGGGCTTGCTATAGTCAAAAGAATAGTAGAAGAACATTGCGGCATTTTAGATATAGCAAACAGAGAAGAAGAGGGAGCAATAATCGATATAAAATTTGATTTAAAAGAGCTGGATTTGAAGGCTCAGCGTTAA
- a CDS encoding COQ9 family protein, with protein MSIQEEHHIKKISFVQSLLELLQFNEWNNKLLEEAEEKCDFAKGYSLIVFPEGLSEIVEFFESYLDNIMLESLSTIEEPKKIREKIFLAVKIRIKTVLPIIHSKNAAYFALNPIQGTQVAFRSCDAIWRYAGDKSLDFNYYTKRGLLLSVYVSSILFYIQDESEHYIDTDKFIETSVENIVKTFSQMKKLLDPSNIPIVRMFT; from the coding sequence ATGAGCATTCAAGAAGAACACCATATCAAAAAAATAAGCTTCGTGCAATCTTTATTAGAATTATTACAGTTTAATGAATGGAATAACAAGCTACTTGAAGAAGCAGAAGAAAAATGCGACTTTGCCAAAGGCTATAGCTTAATAGTTTTTCCGGAAGGGTTATCTGAAATAGTAGAATTCTTTGAAAGCTACTTAGATAATATTATGCTAGAAAGCTTAAGCACAATAGAAGAACCAAAAAAAATAAGAGAGAAAATATTTTTAGCTGTAAAGATCAGAATCAAAACCGTGCTTCCTATTATTCATAGTAAGAATGCTGCTTATTTTGCATTAAACCCAATACAAGGCACTCAAGTTGCATTCCGTAGTTGTGATGCTATTTGGCGTTATGCCGGCGATAAATCTCTTGATTTTAACTATTATACCAAGAGAGGCTTATTACTCTCGGTTTATGTCTCATCTATTCTTTTTTACATACAAGACGAATCGGAACATTATATTGATACCGATAAATTTATTGAGACTTCCGTAGAAAATATAGTAAAAACTTTCTCACAAATGAAAAAACTACTCGACCCTTCAAATATCCCTATAGTTAGAATGTTTACGTAG
- a CDS encoding PIN domain-containing protein, with protein MNKEYYLNTLEYYTKCNIHIVDCILLAKAKSLNMPLLTFDQKLLNLVNKN; from the coding sequence GTGAACAAAGAATATTACCTAAATACTTTAGAATATTATACAAAATGTAATATTCATATAGTTGATTGTATATTATTAGCTAAAGCCAAATCTTTAAATATGCCTTTACTTACTTTTGACCAAAAATTACTGAATTTAGTTAATAAAAACTGA